ACGGCCGTCCGGCCAGGTCGCGTTGCGCAGGCGTTCGACGAGTGCGTCGTCGCCTGAATCGACTTCGCTGCCGACCGCGTAGATCGTGCCGAGCACCGCCACGACCACCTCGCGCGCCGGAAATCCGGCTACAACGGCTGCGGATACTTTCCAGTCCCAGCCAAGGGGGGCGAAAAGCGGCGCGACAAACTTGCCGATCCGGCCGAGGTAGCTGCCTTCGATGTTGGCCGCGATCTCGGCGTTTTCGATCTGGCGCATTCGTTCATCGAGCGCGGCTCCTTGCAGCTCGGACTGCGCCGCGGTCCGTTGCTCCACGAATGCCGCTGCATTGCCCTCGGGGCGCGGGAAGTACGCGAGCGCCCAGATGACGACGGCCACCGAAAAGATGACGGTTCCCGCGCGGATGAGGAACACACGGCCGCGTTCGAGCAGGCGCAGCAGCACCGAGCGCAGGTTCGGCAGACGGTAGGGCGGGAGTTCGATCAGGAAGGTCGGTGTGGGGCCCCGCAACAGCGTGCGTTTCATCAGCAGGGCGGTGAGGACACCGCCAGCAATGCCGAGCAGGTACAGGCCGAGCAGCACGAGCCCCTTCAGGTTCAAGATGCCGCCGAGGAAGTGCCGGTCGGGCACGAATGCGCCGATCAACAGCGCGTACACGGGCAGTCGTGCCGAGCAGGTCATGAACGGAGCGGCAAGAATCGTGGCGAGCCGGTCGCGACGCTCGGGAATCACCCGGGTGGCCATGATGCCCGGCACGGCGCACGCGAAACTCGACAGCATCGGAATGAACGATTGCCCGGAGAGGCCGCACATGCGCATCAGCCTGTCGATCATGAACGCGACCCGCGGCATGTAGCCCGTGTCCTCGAGCAGGATGATGAACGCGAACAGGATCAGGATCTGCGGCAGGAAGATCACGACGCTGCCGACACCCGCAATGGCGCCATCGACCAGCAGGCTCGAGATCGCGCCGGCGGGCAAGGCGGCGCGAACGGTCTCCGCCAGCCACACGGTTGCGGCGTCGATCAGGTCCATGAGCGGCGTGGCCCACGAAAACACCGCCTGGAAGACCGTGGCCATGACGAGGATAAAGAGCACGGAGCCGATCACGGGATGGTTCGTGATCCGATCCAGGCGTTCGCTCACGGTTGGCTTCGGTGGAGCGCGG
This genomic interval from Gammaproteobacteria bacterium contains the following:
- the feoB gene encoding ferrous iron transport protein B, which gives rise to MSTTAPLGPHPPQDLARSPHSTPVVAVIGNPNTGKSTLFNALTGLKQKTANYPGVTVERHTGTLDIDGHQVTLVDLPGTYSLAAQSPDEMVAIDVLLGHVEDLAPPRAVLVVVDATNLRRNLFLSTQLAELGLPLVLAVNMLDVATSNGVTIDVERLARRMDAAVVPMVATTGAGLRELKKALAEALKKPRRERLVTLPDVHRAATELCARLTSAGHNLSAYEVERALIDARGVAERRFEYATSPEFVNELMELRMRLSTGSSLAAMEAKARYDLINDIVNESETRAPPKPTVSERLDRITNHPVIGSVLFILVMATVFQAVFSWATPLMDLIDAATVWLAETVRAALPAGAISSLLVDGAIAGVGSVVIFLPQILILFAFIILLEDTGYMPRVAFMIDRLMRMCGLSGQSFIPMLSSFACAVPGIMATRVIPERRDRLATILAAPFMTCSARLPVYALLIGAFVPDRHFLGGILNLKGLVLLGLYLLGIAGGVLTALLMKRTLLRGPTPTFLIELPPYRLPNLRSVLLRLLERGRVFLIRAGTVIFSVAVVIWALAYFPRPEGNAAAFVEQRTAAQSELQGAALDERMRQIENAEIAANIEGSYLGRIGKFVAPLFAPLGWDWKVSAAVVAGFPAREVVVAVLGTIYAVGSEVDSGDDALVERLRNATWPDGRPVFTLPMAIGMLIFYAFCLQCAATIVMIRREAGSWAWAGFAWVYMTGAGYLGAMLAYQLGS